In Halorientalis litorea, one DNA window encodes the following:
- a CDS encoding helix-turn-helix transcriptional regulator translates to MLRRIELEVLATVDRGDTISDLATKLDHSESYLSRAVGDLVEKGLVYTERDGRRKRVVPSDARAVKLYRDLVRQHSHIEFPELLTGKTLEVLYYLDQPRTVSEIADRSDNYRNTVNRVLKRFRDRGLVGTDDGRYDFNADFDRLHEFARELAHHLHRQRLEAVAPKGTILWEGYDEFLAQTETEIDAEAFHETGLARFAAFDLQFLLTGHRYYVYSEEIDAVSPAELCCHTLLIDDGSRHRSYCLLLLSHVDVDEADLREQAATYGLEDEIDALLRYLETHGEVDDARLPEWDEFQELAADYEVPLPQ, encoded by the coding sequence GTGCTCCGGCGCATCGAACTCGAGGTCCTCGCCACGGTCGACCGCGGCGACACGATCTCCGACCTCGCGACGAAGCTCGACCACAGCGAGAGTTATCTCTCCCGTGCCGTCGGCGACCTCGTCGAGAAGGGGCTCGTCTACACGGAACGCGACGGCCGTCGAAAACGAGTCGTCCCGTCGGATGCTCGCGCCGTCAAACTCTATCGGGACCTCGTCCGCCAGCACTCCCACATCGAGTTCCCCGAGCTGCTGACCGGGAAGACACTCGAGGTGCTGTACTATCTCGACCAGCCGCGAACCGTCTCCGAAATCGCCGACCGGAGCGACAACTACCGCAACACGGTCAACCGCGTCCTCAAACGGTTTCGCGACCGCGGGCTCGTCGGGACGGACGACGGCCGCTATGACTTCAACGCCGATTTCGACCGCCTCCACGAGTTCGCCCGGGAACTCGCACACCATCTGCATCGCCAACGCCTCGAAGCCGTCGCCCCGAAGGGCACAATTCTCTGGGAGGGCTACGACGAATTCCTTGCCCAGACCGAGACGGAGATCGACGCGGAGGCGTTCCACGAAACCGGCCTCGCTCGATTCGCGGCCTTCGACCTCCAGTTCCTGCTCACCGGCCATCGCTACTACGTCTACTCCGAGGAGATCGACGCCGTCTCGCCGGCGGAGCTGTGTTGTCACACGCTGCTGATCGACGACGGAAGCCGCCACCGCTCGTACTGTCTCCTTCTCCTCAGTCACGTCGACGTCGACGAGGCGGACCTCCGAGAGCAGGCGGCGACGTATGGCCTCGAAGACGAAATCGACGCCTTGCTGCGCTACCTCGAGACGCACGGCGAGGTCGACGATGCCCGGCTCCCGGAGTGGGACGAGTTCCAGGAGCTGGCGGCTGACTACGAGGTACCACTACCACAATGA